The nucleotide sequence TGCTCCAGAAGGTCCACCACCGCGACGCCACCCTGCTGTCGGCGGCCACGGTTTTCGACATGGCCACGGCCGGCGGAGCCCGCGCCGCCCGCCTCGACGCCGGCGTCCTGCGCCCGGGGAAGCTGGCCGACGTGGTCATCCTCGACCTCGACGGGCCCCACATCGGCCCGGTCAACGATCTCCTGCAGACCATCGTCTACTGTTCCAAGGCGTCTGACGTCCGGACGACGATCATCGACGGCCGAATCCTGATGCGAGACCGCCGGATCCTGCCGGTCGACGAGCCGGCGATCATCGGGCGGGCCCGTGAGCTGGCCGCCGAATACCAGCGCCGGGCGGTCGGCAAGCAGTTGAAGACCCAATTCTAGGTGGCACAGACCAATGAGTCCCGGGATGAAAGGTCCGTGAGCACGGGGGGATGGGACGTGACGGAAGAGATCCAGGTCAAGATCATCGGCGTCAGCGGCAGCCCGAGGAAGGGGGCGACCCAGTATGCGGTCCGCGAAGCCCTTCAGTCGGCCGAGGAGGTTCCCGGGGTGTCGACCGAGTTCATCGACCTCAGGGGCAAGAAGCTCGGCTTCTGCAACCACTGCAACCGCTGCGTCCGAGAGGGCATCCGGCACTGCGTCGGCAACAAGGAGGACGACCTGACCCCCGAGATTTACGCCAAGATGACCGAGGCCGACGGGTTCGTCTTCGGCTCCCCGGTCTACCAGATGACCATGTCCGCCCAACTCCAGGCGTTCATCAACCGGCTCCGTCCGATCGCCCCGCTGATCCGCGAGGGGCACTGGGCCTCGCGAGTGGGCGGGGCCATCGCCGTGGGCGGGACTCGCCACGGCGGTCAGGAGACGACCCTCCTGGCAATCAACAACTTCTTCCTCTGCACCGGGATGGTCTCGGTCAGCGGCGGCGTCTACGCTTACAACGGCGGGGCCATCTGGTCGCAGGACAAGAAGGAAGAAGGGGCTCACGACGACCTGGTCGGCATCGAGACGGTTCGCGTCCTCGGCCGAAGGGTCGCCTTCACGGCGAAAATGCTGAAGGCCGGGGCCGAACGCCTCTCCAGGGACTTCGAGCCGCTGCGCTTCACCGGGCTTCGGGGCCAGGCCGACGTCGACCGGCGGGCCCAGCGGTTTGCCAACCAGGAATAGCGATTGGGGGAACGGCGTCCTTGCTGAGCGTCAACGCCCGGGCGATGAGAATCGTCCGGAGGATAATCGATGAAGCCGAGGCCCTCGGGGTCGAGGTCCACCGGCTCCCCAACGGGGCCACCGTCATCGACATGGGCGTCGCCCGCCAAGGCGGGTGGGAGGCGGCCCGTCTTTTCTGCCAGGCCACCCTGGGCGGCCTCGGGCGCTTGGAATACGGCTTCTTCGACCTGGACGGCATCGAGCTCCCGGAGGTCAGGGTCTTCATCGACGACCCGGCCGTCGCCCTCCTGAGCAGCCAGCTGTCCGGCTGGCCGCTGAATGAGATGAAGAACGAGGCCGGAGTCGTCCCGCTGGTCTCCGGGCCGGTCAGGGCGGTCGCCCAGCGAGACCGGTTCTCCCAGGCCGTCGCCTATCGCGACGATTCGCCCGAGCTGGTGGCGGGTCTTCAGGACACCCGGTTACCCGACGAGCGGCTGACCGAGCTCATCGCCAAGGAGTGCGGGCGCACGGCCGCCGATGTTTACGTCCTCGTCGCTTCCACGGCCAGCCTGGTGGGGGCGATCAACGTCGTCTCGAGGACCATGGAGACGGCCATCTGGCGCCTGCACAGCCTCGGCCTCGGGGCCGACCGGATCATCTCCGCCTGGGGCAAGGCTCCCCTGCCGCCCCTGACCAACGACGAGTACGAGGCCATGGTCAGGACCAACACTTACACCTACTATGGTGGGACGGTGGGCTTCTTCGTCGACGAGGACGACGCCGTGGTCAGAGCGGCCATGCGGGACTTCCCGCTGGCCCCGCATACCTGCCCTCACTATGGTGTCCCCTTCCGCAAGCTCCTGGAGGACGCCGGCGGGGACATCTTCAACGTCAAGGGCTTCGTCCACTGCGTGACCAAGGGGATCGCCAACAACGTCAGGTCCGGAAAGGTCCACGCCACCGGCGCCGTCGACAAGAGGATGCTCCGATCGTGTTTGGACTGAGGAAAGGCGGGATGGGCTTTGGACGGTGACATCCTCCTGGAGACCCGGGGCATCACCAAGTCATTCCCCGGGGTCCTGGCCAACGACAAGATCAGCTTCGACATAAGGAAGGGCGAGGTCCACGCCCTCCTCGGGGAGAACGGGGCCGGCAAGACCACCCTGATGAGCATCCTCTTCGGTCTCT is from Bacillota bacterium and encodes:
- a CDS encoding amidohydrolase family protein, with amino-acid sequence LQKVHHRDATLLSAATVFDMATAGGARAARLDAGVLRPGKLADVVILDLDGPHIGPVNDLLQTIVYCSKASDVRTTIIDGRILMRDRRILPVDEPAIIGRARELAAEYQRRAVGKQLKTQF
- a CDS encoding flavodoxin family protein, which produces MTEEIQVKIIGVSGSPRKGATQYAVREALQSAEEVPGVSTEFIDLRGKKLGFCNHCNRCVREGIRHCVGNKEDDLTPEIYAKMTEADGFVFGSPVYQMTMSAQLQAFINRLRPIAPLIREGHWASRVGGAIAVGGTRHGGQETTLLAINNFFLCTGMVSVSGGVYAYNGGAIWSQDKKEEGAHDDLVGIETVRVLGRRVAFTAKMLKAGAERLSRDFEPLRFTGLRGQADVDRRAQRFANQE
- the mch gene encoding methenyltetrahydromethanopterin cyclohydrolase, whose product is MLSVNARAMRIVRRIIDEAEALGVEVHRLPNGATVIDMGVARQGGWEAARLFCQATLGGLGRLEYGFFDLDGIELPEVRVFIDDPAVALLSSQLSGWPLNEMKNEAGVVPLVSGPVRAVAQRDRFSQAVAYRDDSPELVAGLQDTRLPDERLTELIAKECGRTAADVYVLVASTASLVGAINVVSRTMETAIWRLHSLGLGADRIISAWGKAPLPPLTNDEYEAMVRTNTYTYYGGTVGFFVDEDDAVVRAAMRDFPLAPHTCPHYGVPFRKLLEDAGGDIFNVKGFVHCVTKGIANNVRSGKVHATGAVDKRMLRSCLD